The nucleotide window TCACAgccatattttgaaattaaacaaattctaaattcttaataaattactacttgatcaaaaaattgttttgtgtttttgtagtttgtttgcttattttttgtccataatttttgtttttgtatttcaatttgcaacaaaaaaattgatattGAGGCTTTTAATTGttacttgttgttgttttgtttgttggtttttgaATTACTCCAAATACTAATTGCACTTtattcaaaaaacataaaaatttttaaagaaaatactgttttcaATATTAAGTTAAGGTTtgttacataaaattaaacggagtaaatttaaaaacacaaaataatgcAACACTGGGCTCACTCATAACAATTGCTCGCTCGCTCGCTCTTTCGTACACTCACTCTCTTTGTGGGACTTTCTCTAAGAAGACCCTGTTCTGTTTAGTTAGGTAAACAGTTCTGCACAGTGGattaaaatgcttaaaaaagTGAAACCTTTTTaactgtgtgtgtttttttctgtttcttctgttaaaaaaataattcattttgttttagcttTAGTGTGTAATGTTGTTGGGTGACTAGGAAACTggttgttttcaaaattttgtatttgaatgAATAATAAGCTGAAAAGAGGagactaaacatttttttaagccAGTTTCTTAAgagtattgtttttattttgtttaatttaatttttagaaaatgtttaattttcatttttagtttgttttgacTATAAATTCTTTGATtattagtaaataatttttagatttacagaaaattatgttggatttttgatgtattttttttttgttgttgttggtttttgttttgtattttatatagcaAATTTGAATATATGAAGCATATTATGGTTTAACTAAATCTGTTAACTTATATACAACAGTTTATACTTAGATATTTCTAATAATAAAGTGTTCATATGTTTgctatatatttacatataaatgtCATTATATATAGAAGCGTTTAAGTATATAATTTTAAGCTTTTactacaatttaataaaaaaaagtgtaatAATGATAatcatttgtttataattattatcatacaatgtttgtgtttttgtttgttataaatagtaaaaaaaaagttaaacagaatgttttgtttttaggaAAACTGAAATTCatctaacaaaaaatttaactcaGCATTTCAAAggcttaaaaactaaatataatttttacgatttgttttaatattttgtttgtctgtttgtttgtttgttttgtaaattaacTAATAAAGAGGGGAGTGGCAAATTGAATTTGCTGGTTTGTTGTTAATTAACTGGTAATCTCGAGGATGTTAGTTAAATGTGTGAAAAATTATTGGAACTTTCATGTTTCCAACGAGGTTACCACTAGATTATGGAAAACATTGGACGATTCACTCATCATGGCCGCCTGGCCACACGAATCACTACCCACACTGGGCGTAGGACTAGGTGAGCCCAAACGCAAAGCATCCATTATGACCTCGAATTCCTTTTGATTCTGATTCAAGTCAAAGTCCAAGTCACCGCTGCTGGTCATTTTTTGCCGTTTGGGCGACAAACTGCCCACATTTACTATATCCAGAGGACAGTCATCGATGGCCGATATTAGACGCTGGGGCGGTATATAAAACTGCGACAAGGCCTCTCTCACCAAACGATCACTTTCATCCTCACTGCGCTGACGCTTGCGTGACGATAAAGCCTTTTCTAGCTGCTCGGCACCCTGGGTTATTTCGGGATCTATTAACGGCATGGGCGAGTTGATAGCACTTAATTCACGATCCAAGATTTCCAGGTCATTGTCAATATTACTGGACATCAGTGGACGTTTTCGTGTGATAGGGGCCGGCTGACAGTTCGCTTCGCTGTTATTACACTTCTCCATTGTCAGAGAGCATGATGGATGGGAATTTTGCAGTGATGAGTTGATAATACATGAAGAGTTTTCGGTTTTGTCTATGGAATTGTTGTCATTTTGTGTGAGTTTATTGGAAGGTTGATGATTGGAATTGTCAATGCCGCAGCTGTTGTAGGGATTGAAGATGTTATCTCTGGCCGATTCAGGTTTGGAGTCAGTTctaaaatgagaaaaattttaaaatgaaattagttAACAGTTGGAAATATGTAGTAAGAGGTAGTAACAACTTAATAAATTAGATCCTAGTGAAATTATACACTTATTTGAACATTTCAGACTCAAAATTATTTGCTGttcgttaaaaatatttaaatttaagtactCTGAtgatactttttaaatattattttaatactgATCTAATTTTCAATGGACATGATCTTGTTATTTTCGAACATCTTTaagaatagttttttttgttaagttttctatttgaattaattttattttcttttatttagtttttcttttttgctgtAAAAGCGAAAGTGTATACGTaattattgttgtattttttttgtttgttttattgctTTATTTCACAGTGGTAATGAAtacttatatttgtttaaatgttggcatttttttgctttttgctaaagctttttttaaatcaattttcacTTGAGTGGccgacaaaattaaaaacaagaaatacaaacatttaaagtaaaaaaaaaacgcataaaacaataaaaaagcttttttcataaaTGATTACTAGTTTGAAATTGTGTTTGCctacataatataataaatatttatttattaataatgttaATTTTCTGACACAAACAAACAAGCAAGGCTACTTCCTTAAACCAGAAAATTGGTGTCAGTTCAATCACTGTTTACGGGCAACACCCCCAAAAGTAATGCAACACATTAAATGTTCTTGATTTGGTAACCTTGAACTACATACAATTTTGTAAGGCcttcaaactaaaaaaatacgaatttggaaatgaaatttccaatttctAGGTAcacatttagtaaaagataataatatttgtgacaaaaaaaaactaaatgtgtGAACACCCTTACtgattatttgtaaaaataaataaagatgttTGCTTTGCTGATtaaccaacaaaattttttaaaatggcatTGAAATTGTCTATTAAAATTAACTCACGTGTTGACTTATTTCAAGAgaaatgttgaaataaaatttatttaaatttaattttaacaataacaatacatatgtatgaacatatttaaatgttttgtttttcccCCAAAAAAATAAGCTACCAGCCCAATGTCGTTTATTGACTTTAgttaaaaatcataataaacaacaaaaaaatacaaaaattaatttaataattgttaaaaatttgtagttaagataaataatattcatttttagtagtatgaattttttaataatttgtttttttcttctctttatTCCGctagttaaataaaataaaattaaacaataaaaacatacaGAAAACAAATACTTATGTTTGAATAAGTATAATATTGTTGTCATTTTCTGTTTGtgtgaattaaaaatatttgttttaacagcAAGACAGTCAGTCAGCCAAGTCAGCAAGTGTAGAAGATAAgtatgaaatgattttattttatttatttactttttgttttgttattcgTATGTTTTTGTGGTTCAATTTAGTGTGGCTTTTCTCTAACGTAGTCGTCATACGAATTCGAATACTTTATAAGGTAAACGCGTGCTAAATAGAACCTTGACTTGCTTAGTTTTGTTACAatcacaaaaacaaatttttatatattttttgtgtttttatcaaaaaaaaaaaacatgattagTCTTTGGTTATTATGTATAATGTGTTAATGAACTTTTGAGGTGTCAGTTTAGGTTGTagaatctacacaaaatttattacttttatcaagataattattaaagtaaaaaacgattattatcatattttaattaaacatttagttTAGATAGATCGGAAACCTAACtaagttgtcaaaaatctaacaTAGATAGTAGAAaatctatgtgaaaacaaaataaacaagcTTTTTTCTAGTTGCCGCTCTATGTACATTTCTCTATGACTACAATATTATAGCAAAACAACAGGAACTAGTTAACAGATGTAAACAAATCACTCTCTCCCTCACTCTCAGTAAATTAGCAGTgatgtttttaacaaaagtgCTGCCTAGTTTgtgaaatcaaaacaaaacaattcacTTGAAAGCAAACAGTGTGgccaaataataaaatcaacaaaacttaGCTTAAACCAATATAAATTATAGATTTCTGGGAAAATTTTGATTTCCTGGTTTAGGAGAAACCATATAAAAGCTAATATTACATAATTAGCAattctttattatatttattatacaaattcaagctaaaaacaaaattcattaacattaaatagaaaaaataaaataaaatatttttcattgaaaatttagaacatttattatttttatttattttttttcctagactcagaaaataaaaacaagtatgagGCATGTAAAcacacaacaaacacaaaaagAAGGCCAATGTTGTTGCTTTGTGTTTGGAGTAGTAGTGTAtgattatgtatttattttgtatgtatgtaaatagtacattttatatatatttacttttcatttcattttttgaCAACTGCCGAATAGCAACAGTCACATtaatagcagcagcagcaaccaaaacaaaaactctTGACAAATCTATTACTAATAAACACAAACCCCCTACATATTTTACTACAACTCAACGTACAACGTGGTAcctataacaatttttatttttttttattcattcttCTTTTTCTCTGTTATGACACCCAAAACACACAAATCTAGTCAACCGCAAACTAAATCTAAAAAGCTTTAAATGATTTTGCATCCACTATGTCAGACCGACTACTACTACATACTTCTAGCAGTAGTAATACTATGAATTCCGTATCTCTATATGGGTACGAGGGTCAtatgaaaattactttttaagtcAAACtagtaatatttataaaattcaaaaatattgcaacactagatttattttgtaatttaaaacttttaaaattgtacacgaaaaataaataaatgtaaaaagatTCTTTCCTACTAGACCTCGTATTTGTTTGCCTTAacgaaactaaaaaaatgtacaaactgATTTACATTATGATATTTTTCCTCTGTATTTTgctttatagttttattttttgcaagcAAGCAACACTTTTTTACAGGCACATGTAGATAAAGTGTGGAACTAGGGGAGGGgggaaaacattttattttcccGTTCAGTTTGCCACTCATTCACTACCCTGCCCCCTAACTAAACCTTAGTGTGTAATTCAAAATGTAGTGtgagcagcaacaacaaagcaAGTACTCgtgaaaacaaacaacaacaaaaaaaagttgtcagGCTTCcctgtatttgaaaatttatgggTATGCTTGGGCTGGTGCTTTAGCTAGCGCATGTTGGTGAGTGAGTGAGAGTGTTCACAAAAAAACATTCAAGTGTAGTGCTTTACGGTGGCTTTTTTTGTGTATGAGTGTGCTGGCTAGATGGATGATGAATATGGtctatgtaaaaaaaatgtggGGGGTAAACAAATCGAAAAAAGCCCGTTTAATTCAATGTACTACTATAAGGTTCAGTTCAGTGTTTATAACATTTGAATGCTATCAAGGgggaaaacaaataaataataataaaaaaagctttacacaaaaattgctataaaattcaacaattttttttttatttatcattcCTTTTTGtctttgttttgtttggttttgtttgtAGTGcatgatatttatttgtttgtttgtttaagcAGGTTAAATACTGTTTTAATAGATAGCAAAAGAACAAAAAAGGCAAACAAGTACAGACCTATTATATGAAATtgatttccacaaaaaaaaaaaaaccaaaacaaactgataaatattttaatttttaattaaaatgaaaaaaatacctACTTactaaataaattgttattttagtttcatCTATATTTACtactatattaaaatataaacaagattttctttgtAAATATGTTATATGCATTGTAATTTGAGGTCAATTATTAACATAGTTAATTCTTGAAATT belongs to Calliphora vicina chromosome 4, idCalVici1.1, whole genome shotgun sequence and includes:
- the LOC135956359 gene encoding uncharacterized protein LOC135956359, giving the protein MTLPSVTPNNQCDDDSDMFGPPRTSPPIGYHHHRSRVPMISPKLRQREERKRILQLCAHKLERIKDSETNLRRSVCINNTYCRLTDELRREKQSRYVANLPRTDSKPESARDNIFNPYNSCGIDNSNHQPSNKLTQNDNNSIDKTENSSCIINSSLQNSHPSCSLTMEKCNNSEANCQPAPITRKRPLMSSNIDNDLEILDRELSAINSPMPLIDPEITQGAEQLEKALSSRKRQRSEDESDRLVREALSQFYIPPQRLISAIDDCPLDIVNVGSLSPKRQKMTSSGDLDFDLNQNQKEFEVIMDALRLGSPSPTPSVGSDSCGQAAMMSESSNVFHNLVVTSLET